Proteins from one Fragaria vesca subsp. vesca linkage group LG6, FraVesHawaii_1.0, whole genome shotgun sequence genomic window:
- the LOC101291749 gene encoding uncharacterized protein LOC101291749 produces MNVSPRITGIYDDVVFAKRGCLYWIPGLRSDHSSRNRSWERIPRDHHGCGFPWWNRSCKKLRKWSERITGPKWKTFIRRFNKKNKRSGYKQFGKNKFNNYDLASYSLNFDEGPRRSSNLDDEYYFYRGFSSRYAAIPAPAKSSMPSLSFT; encoded by the coding sequence ATGAATGTTTCACCCCGAATAACCGGCATTTATGATGATGTCGTGTTCGCCAAAAGGGGGTGCTTATATTGGATCCCTGGCTTGAGATCAGACCACTCCTCCCGAAACAGATCTTGGGAGCGGATCCCGAGAGACCACCACGGATGTGGATTTCCGTGGTGGAACCGGAGCTGCAAGAAACTACGAAAGTGGTCCGAACGCATAACGGGTCCGAAATGGAAGACATTCATCCGCCGGTTCAATAAGAAAAACAAAAGATCAGGATACAAGCAGTTTGGGAAGAATAAGTTCAACAACTATGACCTAGCAAGTTATTCCCTCAACTTCGACGAAGGCCCAAGGCGGAGCAGTAATTTGGACGATGAGTACTACTTCTACAGGGGCTTCTCGTCTCGATACGCGGCCATCCCGGCGCCGGCGAAGTCGTCCATGCCTTCCTTAAGCTTCACGTGA
- the LOC101314487 gene encoding uncharacterized protein LOC101314487, which yields MVKFEGGYTVDTVFDGSKLGIEPHSIEVSPSGDLLVLDSENSNIYKISTPLSKYSRPKLIAGSPEGYSGHVDGRTREARMNHPKGMTMDDRGNIYIADTMNMAIRKITDAGVTTIAGGKWGRGGGHVDGPSEDAKFSSDFDVVYIGSSCALLVIDRGNQAIREIQLHYDDCADHHDGSFHLGVAVLLAAAFFGYMLALLQRRVQAIFSSNDDQTTAAIKRAASMTQYQMPPKSVRPPLIPPEYEPEKPDDGFFGSLGKMILNTGSSVGEIVGGLFTGRRKSIHYQIQQQYHQTQRSSNPWPMQDSFVIPDDEPPPPSIETRTPTPKKTYTKELENPRHSKHSRAYYNSWDGEYNQQQQHQMQMQMQMQQQQQQQHQMHLQMQRQQQQQQHHHRHYSSNPKTYYERSSETNEIVFGAVQEQGGRREAVVIKAVDYSDPTYNHYNIRPRSNYTDYSSPGY from the exons ATGGTGAAATTTGAGGGTGGATATACTGTAGATACGGTTTTCGATGGAAGTAAGCTTGGGATTGAACCCCACTCCATTGAAGTATCCCCAAGTGGAGATCTTCTGGTCTTGGATTCTGAGAATAGTAACATCTACAAGATTTCAACACCATTATCTAAAT ATAGCCGACCCAAACTCATAGCTGGGTCACCTGAAGGCTACTCGGGGCATGTAGATGGAAGGACAAGAGAAGCAAGAATGAACCACCCCAAAGGAATGACTATGGATGACAGAGGAAACATCTATATTGCAGACACAATGAATATGGCTATCAGGAAGATAACTGATGCTG GGGTTACTACTATTGCTGGTGGAAAATGGGGCCGAGGAGGTGGTCATGTTGATGGTCCAAGTGAAGATGCAAAGTTTTCTAGTGATTTTGATGTGGTTTATATTGGAAGTAGCTGCGCTCTTTTGGTTATTGACAGAGGAAACCAGGCAATTCGGGAGATCCAACTCCACTATGATGACTGTGCTGACCACCATGATGGTAGTTTCCATTTAG GAGTAGCAGTGCTACTTGCAGCTGCATTCTTTGGTTACATGCTGGCATTATTGCAGCGTCGAGTGCAAGCAATATTTTCATCAAATGAT GATCAAACAACTGCTGCTATAAAGAGAGCTGCATCTATGACTCAGTACCAGATGCCTCCTAAATCTGTTAGGCCCCCTTTAATTCCCCCTGAATATGAACCTGAAAAACCAGATGATGGCTTCTTTGGCTCACTTGGGAAGATGATTCTCAACACTGGCTCATCTGTGGGTGAAATTGTTGGGGGATTGTTTACAGGTAGAAGAAAGTCCATCCATTATCAGATTCAACAGCAGTATCATCAAACTCAGAGAAGTTCAAATCCATGGCCTATGCAAGACAGCTTTGTGATTCCAGATGATGAGCCTCCTCCTCCATCCATAGAAACCAGAACCCCAACTCCAAAGAAAACCTACACTAAAGAACTGGAGAACCCCCGCCATTCTAAGCATAGTCGAGCCTACTATAATTCATGGGATGGTGAATATAACCAACAGCAACAACATCAAATGCAAATGCAGATGCAGATGCAGCAACAACAACAACAACAACACCAGATGCATTTGCAGATGCAGCGCCAGCAGCAGCAACAGCAGCATCATCATAGGCATTACTCATCAAACCCAAAGACATACTACGAGAGGAGCAGTGAGACTAATGAGATTGTGTTTGGAGCGGTTCAAGAACAAGGTGGACGTCGTGAAGCTGTAGTGATAAAGGCTGTAGACTATTCAGACCCTACATATAATCACTACAACATTCGACCACGGAGCAATTATACTGATTATAGTTCCCCTGGTTATTGA